A window of Festucalex cinctus isolate MCC-2025b chromosome 6, RoL_Fcin_1.0, whole genome shotgun sequence contains these coding sequences:
- the LOC144020783 gene encoding uncharacterized protein LOC144020783, producing the protein MLNNMDLNAKDSFYPQFDNCSGSSLGMDSGARKDNRDAFGDAERSVPAQFGHEGAPATLKTEASNSEYAFNPCEGPKDAYTPSSLAYSGSFYVEASQGAPCTTETLLNMITEIVGISTMQLSDSASSRGASYTPPVDSAHFGDVKRQPSNYPPSSSDHQTGFNQDQAEPPAPEPSTSQLQGFTKSEPKSEAASFPVVVKNEFESYEWGAFCKSDCLEGGFHSETFPMSNDFPPEQQMDVKELLDTFPAMCPNPDVEFKVEGGIKQEQCFSDTCSQSYTYNGYLPPPMGLKPYPEAPPASNQCDSVYASPALPSTIDSILYSSMLPDSFAQSYTTRAAAAAATSASSSTPTKPPRARKTTSASSSSSHGPPKEKPFTCPMESCDRRFSRSDELNRHIRIHTGHKPFQCRICLRSFSRSDHLTTHTRTHTGEKPFSCDVCGKRFARSDERKRHGRVHQKQKEKMELKPPQVTPNAWPFALPEGI; encoded by the exons ATGTTGAACAACATGGATTTGAACGCGAAAGATTCTTTTTACCCTCAGTTTGACAACTGCAGCGGCTCTTCTCTGGGGATGGACTCCGGCGCGAGGAAGGACAACCGAGACGCCTTCGGCGATGCGGAGCGCTCGGTGCCCGCGCAGTTCGGCCACG AAggagcccccgcgaccctcaaAACCGAAGCTTCCAACTCGGAATACGCGTTTAACCCTTGCGAGGGCCCCAAAGACGCCTACACCCCGTCCTCGCTCGCCTACTCCGGCAGCTTCTACGTGGAAGCTTCTCAGGGGGCGCCGTGCACCACCGAGACCCTCCTCAACATGATCACCGAGATCGTGGGCATATCCACGATGCAGCTCTCCGACAGCGCCAGCAGCCGGGGGGCTTCATACACGCCCCCAGTGGACAGCGCGCATTTCGGAGACGTCAAGAGGCAACCCTCCAACTACCCTCCCTCCTCTTCCGACCACCAGACGGGGTTCAACCAGGACCAGGCCGAACCCCCCGCCCCGGAGCCGTCTACATCCCAGCTGCAGGGCTTCACCAAAAGCGAGCCCAAGTCGGAGGCGGCCTCCTTCCCCGTGGTGGTGAAGAACGAGTTTGAGAGCTACGAATGGGGGGCGTTCTGCAAATCCGACTGCTTGGAGGGCGGCTTCCACTCGGAGACCTTCCCCATGTCCAACGACTTCCCGCCCGAGCAGCAGATGGACGTGAAGGAACTTTTGGACACCTTCCCCGCCATGTGCCCCAACCCGGACGTGGAGTTCAAAGTGGAGGGGGGCATCAAGCAGGAGCAGTGTTTCTCCGACACGTGCTCCCAGAGCTACACGTACAATGGCTACCTCCCCCCGCCCATGGGCCTGAAGCCATACCCGGAAGCGCCCCCTGCGTCCAATCAGTGCGACTCGGTTTACGCCTCGCCGGCGTTACCCAGCACCATAGACTCCATCCTCTACTCATCCATGCTGCCCGACTCCTTCGCCCAAAGTTACACCACccgtgccgccgccgccgccgccacttcCGCCTCTAGCTCCACCCCCACCAAGCCCCCCAGGGCCCGCAAGACCACgtccgcctcctcctcttcctcgcacGGCCCTCCCAAAGAGAAACCCTTCACCTGCCCCATGGAGAGCTGCGACCGTCGCTTCTCGCGGTCCGACGAGCTCAACCGCCACATCCGCATCCACACGGGCCACAAGCCGTTCCAGTGCCGCATCTGCCTGCGCAGCTTCAGCCGCAGCGACCACCTGACCACGCACACCCGGACCCACACGGGCGAGAAGCCCTTCTCGTGCGACGTGTGCGGCAAGCGCTTCGCCCGCAGCGACGAGCGCAAGCGGCACGGACGCGTGCACCAGAAGCAGAAGGAGAAAATGGAGCTGAAGCCGCCGCAAGTGACTCCCAACGCGTGGCCCTTCGCTCTGCCCGAGGGCATTTGA